A single region of the Halomicroarcula saliterrae genome encodes:
- a CDS encoding pyridoxal phosphate-dependent decarboxylase family protein — protein MSSAELFLGGEAGESAYRAAMGRATDAVLSSFADDEDPYSGFSPEELADQFDEPVIPETGTGLASAIDEVAETVLAHSVGTSNPHCVAHLQCPPIIPGLAAESMLAATNQSLDSFDQAPAATVIEERVVTALCSLFDLPAMADGVFTSGGTQSNVQALLLARDRFCSRAFGRDVQQRGLPPEAEELRIVCSAEAHFTGKQAAHHLGLGEDAVVTVPTDERHRMDLDALDATLADVDGTPFALVATAGTTDFGSVDPLDDIADRAREAALWFHVDAAYGGALAVTDRRDLLDGIDRADSVAVDFHKLFYQPISCGALLLRDRASFEWMARNAAYLNPEAHDDAGVPNLVGKSMQTTRRFDALKPYLTFRALGREGLSTLIESTLELAEDAASLVANAEDFELLGDPTLNAVVFRYRPEEGMADETVSRINAATREALLADGRAIVARTTVDGVTSLKFTLLNPTTTLDDVGAMLDIIRECAESVVAGREVAE, from the coding sequence ATGAGCAGCGCGGAGCTGTTCCTTGGCGGCGAGGCCGGCGAGTCGGCCTACCGGGCGGCGATGGGGCGGGCGACCGACGCCGTCCTGTCGTCGTTCGCCGACGACGAGGACCCCTACTCGGGCTTTTCCCCCGAGGAACTCGCCGACCAGTTCGACGAGCCGGTCATCCCCGAGACGGGGACGGGGCTGGCGAGCGCCATCGACGAGGTCGCGGAGACGGTGCTCGCCCACTCCGTCGGGACCTCGAACCCCCACTGTGTCGCCCACCTCCAGTGTCCGCCGATAATTCCGGGGCTGGCCGCCGAGTCGATGCTCGCCGCGACCAACCAGTCGCTCGACTCCTTCGACCAGGCCCCCGCGGCGACGGTCATCGAAGAGCGGGTCGTCACCGCGCTGTGCTCGCTGTTCGACCTGCCGGCGATGGCCGACGGCGTGTTCACGAGCGGCGGGACACAGTCGAACGTGCAGGCGCTCCTGCTCGCCCGTGACCGCTTTTGCAGCCGGGCGTTCGGCCGGGACGTCCAGCAACGCGGGCTCCCGCCCGAAGCCGAGGAGCTACGCATCGTCTGTTCGGCGGAGGCCCACTTCACCGGCAAGCAGGCCGCCCACCACCTCGGACTGGGGGAGGACGCGGTCGTCACGGTCCCGACCGACGAGCGCCACCGGATGGACCTCGACGCGCTCGATGCGACCCTCGCCGACGTCGATGGCACCCCGTTCGCGCTGGTCGCGACGGCGGGGACGACCGACTTCGGGAGCGTCGACCCACTCGACGATATCGCGGACCGTGCCCGCGAGGCGGCCCTCTGGTTCCACGTCGACGCGGCCTACGGCGGCGCCCTCGCCGTGACCGACAGGCGTGACCTGCTCGACGGCATCGACCGCGCGGACTCCGTCGCCGTCGACTTCCACAAGCTGTTCTACCAGCCGATAAGCTGCGGGGCCTTGCTGTTGCGCGACCGGGCGTCCTTCGAGTGGATGGCCCGCAACGCCGCCTATCTCAACCCCGAGGCCCACGACGACGCCGGCGTCCCGAATCTCGTCGGGAAGTCGATGCAGACCACCCGCCGCTTCGACGCCCTGAAGCCGTATCTCACCTTCCGGGCGCTCGGCCGGGAGGGGCTGTCGACTCTCATCGAGTCCACCCTCGAACTGGCCGAGGACGCCGCGTCGCTGGTCGCTAACGCCGAGGACTTCGAGCTGCTGGGCGACCCGACGCTCAACGCCGTCGTCTTCCGCTACCGACCGGAGGAGGGGATGGCCGACGAGACGGTGAGCCGTATCAACGCCGCGACCCGCGAGGCGCTGCTTGCCGACGGCCGGGCCATCGTCGCCCGGACCACCGTCGACGGGGTCACCAGCCTGAAGTTCACCCTGTTGAACCCCACGACGACGCTCGACGACGTCGGCGCGATGCTCGACATCATCCGCGAGTGTGCCGAGTCGGTCGTCGCCGGCCGGGAGGTGGCGGAATGA
- a CDS encoding IucA/IucC family protein, whose translation MSLDTDHRGRTVDPERRADDATVHAFLNCYLRETGEYTVSEESRAGVDPGPDGLLRTTLPARDIELLAPLRYRSPTERHLFETPVRYRLPDGDTYPASTATLAAMVITDLSLSRDGVSVPDALLERVLRSKDNTATFVAARADDPVMADPWPSFRAAEQALVFGHHRHPTPKSRQGIADRNRSTYAPELRGSFPLAFFAADPSIVTTGSALARSAPTLVEDMLGQDPEVGAGLLAEFGDDVLLPVHPWQADYLRDQPHVQRHLGDDLSYLGQFGREFAPTTSVRTLYSEDARYMVKSSLSVTITNSVRTNKRAELERGVAVAELLDTAFGRELDDAFPAFDIVPDPAYIALDAGDDEESGLETTLRTNPFRGELATRSTPVVALCQDAIEGQSRLGRLVEDIAAREGRDTAAVSRDWFRQYLEISVRPVLWLYLVQGVGVEAHQQNSVLTLDAEGYPSEFRYRDNQGFYFPESPYPDVDSYLPGVGERAETICADSVADERLRYYVILNNAIDVVNAFGTAGLVDERDLLGVLRTELERARDRYDRDSSTLLAPLLESPTVPCKANLLTRFRGLDELENDIENQSVYTDVTNPLVTALDT comes from the coding sequence ATGAGCCTCGATACCGACCATCGCGGCCGGACTGTCGACCCCGAGCGGCGCGCGGACGACGCGACCGTCCACGCGTTCCTGAACTGCTACCTGCGGGAGACCGGCGAGTACACGGTCAGCGAAGAGTCCCGTGCCGGCGTCGACCCGGGGCCGGACGGCCTCCTGCGGACGACGCTCCCGGCGCGGGACATCGAGTTGCTGGCCCCGCTGCGGTACCGCTCTCCCACCGAGCGCCACCTGTTCGAGACGCCCGTTCGGTATCGGCTCCCCGACGGGGACACCTATCCGGCAAGTACCGCGACGCTGGCCGCGATGGTCATCACCGACCTCTCGCTGTCCCGTGACGGCGTCTCGGTCCCCGACGCCCTGCTCGAACGCGTCCTCCGGAGCAAGGACAACACTGCGACCTTCGTCGCGGCCCGTGCGGACGACCCCGTGATGGCCGACCCCTGGCCCTCGTTCCGGGCCGCAGAGCAGGCGCTCGTCTTCGGCCACCACCGGCACCCGACGCCCAAGAGCCGACAGGGCATCGCCGACCGGAACCGGTCGACCTACGCGCCGGAGCTGCGGGGGTCGTTCCCGCTCGCGTTCTTCGCGGCCGACCCGTCCATCGTGACCACCGGCTCCGCGCTGGCCCGTTCGGCCCCGACGCTCGTCGAGGACATGCTCGGGCAGGACCCCGAGGTCGGCGCGGGGCTCCTCGCCGAGTTCGGCGACGACGTGCTGTTGCCCGTCCACCCGTGGCAGGCGGACTACCTCCGCGACCAGCCACACGTCCAGCGCCACCTCGGCGACGACCTCTCCTATCTCGGCCAGTTCGGCCGTGAGTTCGCCCCGACCACCTCCGTCCGGACACTCTACAGCGAGGACGCCCGGTACATGGTGAAGTCGTCGCTGTCGGTGACGATAACGAACTCCGTCAGGACGAACAAGCGGGCGGAGCTCGAACGCGGCGTCGCGGTGGCCGAGCTGCTCGATACGGCCTTCGGCCGGGAGCTCGACGACGCGTTCCCGGCGTTCGACATCGTCCCCGACCCGGCGTATATCGCCCTCGACGCGGGCGATGACGAGGAATCCGGGCTGGAGACGACGCTGCGGACCAACCCGTTCCGGGGCGAACTCGCGACCCGCTCGACGCCCGTCGTCGCGCTGTGCCAGGACGCTATCGAGGGCCAGTCACGGCTGGGCCGGCTCGTCGAGGACATCGCTGCGCGGGAGGGGCGGGACACCGCGGCCGTCAGCAGGGACTGGTTCCGGCAGTACCTCGAAATCAGCGTGCGGCCGGTCCTCTGGCTCTATCTCGTCCAGGGTGTCGGCGTCGAGGCCCACCAGCAGAACTCGGTGCTGACGCTCGACGCCGAGGGGTATCCCAGCGAGTTCCGCTACCGCGACAATCAGGGCTTTTACTTCCCCGAGTCGCCCTACCCCGACGTCGACTCGTACCTGCCCGGCGTCGGCGAGCGCGCGGAGACCATCTGTGCCGACAGCGTGGCCGACGAGCGGCTCCGCTACTACGTCATCCTGAACAACGCCATCGACGTGGTCAACGCCTTCGGGACGGCCGGGCTGGTCGACGAACGCGACTTACTCGGCGTGCTCCGGACCGAACTGGAACGCGCCCGCGACCGGTACGACCGCGACTCCTCGACGCTGCTTGCCCCGCTGCTCGAATCGCCCACAGTCCCCTGCAAGGCGAACCTGCTGACGCGGTTCCGGGGGCTGGACGAACTGGAGAACGACATCGAGAACCAGTCCGTCTACACGGACGTCACCAACCCGCTCGTCACCGCACTCGACACATGA